The proteins below are encoded in one region of Hordeum vulgare subsp. vulgare chromosome 3H, MorexV3_pseudomolecules_assembly, whole genome shotgun sequence:
- the LOC123440568 gene encoding uncharacterized protein LOC123440568 has protein sequence MAASPSTPSPGAAFAVGSFPGGISEESVFPRPPPPTPKGHMPLPSTADATLTALFDRMVLSPPVPILRLGTPSRLKIRSPVTPLVSLDSPDLASLRAAGDVGYFHLVGHGIPSQLPSSALAELSRVDASALRASILRTLGFSVEDEEVDADDEPVMVFDVDGQGMDALPAALEYARLMREVGMQVVGLFSGSGEVGFGEKPFPEGGRKARCLVWVSKVGSGESAMPPAAGDAKAYPYVVGLHCQWEQEAGASTWVMDDSGEWRAVGKSDGALLVTIGDIAQVWSNGKLKKVRGVARPTPAPTGNGEAGEPARLSITVLITLPLDSVVSPLLPLSAGEDGGHQLEEEEKGVVSEDGEEDGCSFRSFSLESYAWGLYHDRLQFKDPLARYRID, from the exons ATGGCCGCCTCCCCCTCCACCCCCTCCCCCGGCGCCGCCTTCGCCGTCGGGTCCTTCCCAGGAGGTATCTCCGAGGAAAGCGTGTTCCCCAGACCTCCTCCGCCAACGCCTAAAGGCCACATGCCGCTTCCCTCCACCGCCGACGCCACCCTCACCGCTTTGTTCGACCGCATGGTCCTCTCCCCGCCGGTTCCAATCCTACGCTTAGGCACTCCCTCTCGCCTCAAAATCCGTTCGCCGGTGACTCCGTTGGTCTCGCTCGACTCCCCTGACTTGGCCTCCCTTCGCGCCGCCGGCGACGTGGGCTACTTCCACCTCGTCGGCCATGGCATCCCTTCCCAGCTTCCATCCTCTGCCCTCGCTGAGCTGTCTCGCGTCGACGCGTCTGCGCTGCGCGCGTCCATCCTTCGCACGCTCGGGTTCTCCGTGGAGGACGAGGAAGTGGACGCCGACGATGAACCCGTTATGGTGTTCGACGTCGACGGGCAGGGGATGGACGCGCTCCCGGCGGCGCTGGAGTACGCGCGGCTGATGAGAGAGGTGGGTATGCAGGTGGTGGGGCTTTTTTCTGGGTCTGGTGAGGTGGGTTTCGGGGAGAAGCCGTTCCCGGAGGGGGGGAGGAAGGCGAGGTGCCTGGTGTGGGTCTCCAAGGTTGGCTCAGGCGAGTCGGCGATGCCTCCGGCCGCCGGCGACGCAAAGGCGTATCCGTACGTCGTGGGACTCCATTGCCAGTGGGAGCAGGAGGCCGGTGCATCGACCTGGGTGATGGACGACAGCGGCGAGTGGAGGGCCGTTGGCAAGAGCGATGGTGCACTCCTGGTCACCATCGGCGACATTGCTCAG GTGTGGAGCAATGGCAAGCTGAAGAAAGTGAGAGGGGTGGCTCGCCCCACTCCTGCTCCCACCGGCAACGGGGAGGCCGGGGAGCCAGCCCGTCTGTCCATCACCGTGCTGATCACACTGCCCCTGGACAGCGTCGTCTCGCCGCTGCTGCCGCTCTCTGCCGGTGAAGACGGCGGTCAccagctggaggaggaggagaagggggtggTCTCTGAAGATGGTGAAGAGGATGGATGCAGCTTTCGCTCGTTTTCCCTGGAGAGCTACGCGTGGGGGCTGTACCATGATCGGCTTCAGTTCAAGGATCCGCTTGCCCGGTACCGGATTGATTAA